The following is a genomic window from Oncorhynchus kisutch isolate 150728-3 linkage group LG6, Okis_V2, whole genome shotgun sequence.
gaacataaCCTTGCAATTAAATCGCAGTATTGAATCACAATACAtgagaattgcaatacatattgtatcgtcacctaagtatcgtgataatagcGTAGCGGGAGGTCCCTTGTAATTCCCAGCCCTACTACATAGTGACGTAAACAGTTCATCACCCCATGAGGACTTCAGGACTGACTGGACAGAGATGTGTGTAGCTGGATAGCAGGCATTAGAAGAACCTTGATGTTTAGATGTGATGTACTCAGTGTTTTGTGATGTACTCAGTGCAAAGAACTTTAGAATTGCTTCCTATAAATAGCCAATGGATTATATAACAGAACAAACACCTACAGACCACAAACTAGGCTACCTTTTGTCTCAACACCTTGGAATGCATTCCTCTACTGATTGAAAAGACTACCTATTCATGAAACATCAAGAATAGGCCACTTCCAAAAATTCTGAAGAATAAGAATATATGCTTTCTATTATACAGAAATCTTCAGAGTTTTTGTATTCATTAGAgcaatttttaaaatatttttttaaatgtatttttcaaaTAATAATCCCAAGATCAAGTGGTTTGGCTCTTGTCTAAATTGTAAACATTTCACTCTGTAAACTAGTCCACAGGGTGGTGCTGTTCACAAATATATTAATGCTAGGTGCATGAATATTAGGTTCCCCTCAGTTCCCCTTTACTCGGGTTTCACAGAGTGTTATGATTCTGAACTGAGAGACATCAGCAGTGACTGAACTGGACTTTGTGGTTGTATACTTAACCATTGAGTGCATTGGCCCTCACATTGCGTAAGCGTAACCCTGAATAAATACATGTTAATTGGTAACCTGGGCCTGTAGTTCATGTTTTATATATTTGATGTAACACTGTTTCCTCTGGGGAAATGCAGCTTCAACAACTTCAACAAAATGCTTAGTTTGACATTGAGTACGTGGTTCTGTTCAATTCTCCCATCACGTCTTGTGAAACTTATGCAAAACTGTCCTCATATAGCCCTAGAAACCAGGCTCACTCTGAAGCATACTGATAAAATAGCTCCTCCCTAAATTACAATGCCTTCCCTCATCTCCTTCACCTTCGTCAGGATCACCAACTCCCCTGTGGCGGACATCGCTGTGGTCTGGGCCAAGTGTGACGATGGGAAGGTGTGTGGCTTCATCCTGGAGCGCGGTATGAAGGGCTTCACCACACCCAAGATCGAGGGCAAGTTCTCTCTGAGGGCGTCTGCCACTGGCATGATCATCATGGACGAGGTGGAGGTTCCTGAGGAGAACCTGCTGCCCAAAGTCTCTGGCCTGGGGGTGAGTAGAGGCCAGGATACCGCTCTCATGTACGGACTTTTATGTGGATGGCCAGACTTTCTTATAATGCTGTTTAACCTTGTTGGTATAAATGTTTTGTCTGTTCTCTTTGGCTCTAGGGTCCCTTTGGTTGCCTGAACAATGCCCGGTATGGCATCGCCTGGGGTTCACTAGGTGCTGCAGAGTTCTGCTTCCACGCGGCTCGTCAGTACACACTAGACAGGTGAGGATTCTGCGGCTACTATTGGTATGGGATGTTGTTTTGGATGAGCAGGACCGAGCAAAAGTCTGTAGCTCTTGAATCTTATTTTGTTTTCTCAGCTTTTCTGAGTGAACTTAAGATGTTCTGCTACTCATGATATTTGTTAATCTCAGAATCCAGTTTGGAGTACCCCTGGCCAGAAACCAGCTGATGCAGAAAAAGATGGCCGACATGTTGACAGAAATCACCATTGGTCTGCAGGCCTGTCTACAGCTGGGGAGACTCATTGACGCCAAAAAGTAAGAGGGAACTGGAAATGATGTGACATAATTGTCTTGTAGTGTGACACCACTTTTTAACAAATAACTACACACCATAGGGAAAGTACAATTTCTGGTTGTTTCAGAGTGAATATAACCTGAGGAGACTTATCTCATATGTCTTCTCTTCTCCATCAGGGCAGCCCCTGAGATGATCTCTATGCTAAAGAGGAACAGCTGTGGGAAGTCCCTGGACATCGCCCGGCAGGCCAGAGACATGCTGGGAGGAAACGGCATCTCTGATGAGTACCACATCATCCGCCATGTTATGAACCTGGAGGCCGTCAACACATACGAAGGTGAGGAGAAAGAAGGCCATAACCAGATCTAAGAGGATATGGATGTGGAAGCAACTTTTTTATTGTGGTTTATTTCCTCACCAGTAGAGGTCAGTAATATGTCATTTACAATAAATAAATAGGTCATATGGGAAAACCATTGAACTTTCCACAATATTttcaaatgagaaaaaaaaacgtcTCTCTCCCCTTATATATTTGCTCAACTTCAGCATCAGCACTGTTCCACATGGTTCCTTATATTGTTTTCTTTGTCTTCCAGGTACCCATGACATCCATGCCCTGATTCTGGGCAGAGCCATCACTGGACTGCAGTCTTTCACTGTTAATAACTAACTGCCTGCTGCTAGTGCTCAAACAGACCAGTATCAGAAACCTCAAGTCAATCTGTTCCTTAAACAAAGGACAAGTAGTTCTATACTGCTTTGATGGCTTGTCTTCTACAATAACACTAATGCTAATGTTTCCTCTCTCTTGAGTTTGTAGAATATGGGCTGGTtttctggacacagattaagcttggtcctggactaaaaagcatgctcaatggagaatctcgaTTGAAATGGCTTTTTAGACCAGGACTAGGCTTAGTGTGTCCGGGAAACCAGTACTAAATCTTAATTTTATGCAAAAGACCAGGTCGGGTTTTAAAGGCAAGTCTATCATCTATTCATGAGTGTAATTATTTCAACTTGAAAAACAAAGCTATTTTTCTACTCTCATAAAACCCTAGTACTTACTGGTTTGTTTGGACAATTTCTGTCTAGAATGTGTTTGAAATAGTTTACTATACGGTGGAAGTTGAAATGGTTCAGAATGAATCGCTTGTTTCCTCACAGCATTTGTAGTAAAATGGTTGTTGgacaaacattttaaaatgaggTCATGATCCATACTTATGTCCTGAGTTTTTAGAACGGTGATGGTACTAATGACCAGTTATTGGTAATTGAATGCCAAATAATTGATACTGCATGTACTGTTAGAGTTGGGGAGGGAAAAGTTAAATCAATTGAAGTTAAATTAAGTAAATAAATGAAAGCAGTTTAAATAATCATGCCATTGCTTTTTTGTAATTGAATAGTTGTATTTGTGACCATTTAGGCAGATCCGAGAAATTTGTATTTGGGGTATTCCATGAAAAGTGTATTTTGCGTCCCTTTGATATAGAAATTGTGCACCactattgaattttaaaagcctgttacattgaatgaagtgccctttaatatagatcACACAGAGTATTCAATAAATCAGATTTCTATTATGACTCGCTAAATGGCCTATATTCAGTACGTTGACATGCTCCTCTGTGCGCTGTGACTTCTGGAAGATTTTAACGCACTTAAACGCAAAAGTTTTCCCCATCTCTGTGAAGttgtagttattttgttgctttgacatgGTCATTTGCAAATacttatttcatgtgattagtgattaatttatctGTACATTTTAAGGTCAACACTTATGTGAACTGAActc
Proteins encoded in this region:
- the LOC109893438 gene encoding glutaryl-CoA dehydrogenase, mitochondrial, translating into MALRSAVCRLLVNPQRCAIISASRSQGSAAPAQKDAEKASEKKAKAPKVQFNWRDGLELEGQLTEDEIMIRDSFRDYCQDKLMPRILMANRNEVFHRDIVSEMGELGVLGPTIKGYGCAGTSYVAYGLIAREVERVDSGYRSVMSVQSSLVMHPIYAYGTEEQKEKWLPRLARGEILGCFGLTEPNHGSDPGGMETRAKFNPSSRTFTLTGSKTWITNSPVADIAVVWAKCDDGKVCGFILERGMKGFTTPKIEGKFSLRASATGMIIMDEVEVPEENLLPKVSGLGGPFGCLNNARYGIAWGSLGAAEFCFHAARQYTLDRIQFGVPLARNQLMQKKMADMLTEITIGLQACLQLGRLIDAKKAAPEMISMLKRNSCGKSLDIARQARDMLGGNGISDEYHIIRHVMNLEAVNTYEGTHDIHALILGRAITGLQSFTVNN